A portion of the Rhizoctonia solani chromosome 6, complete sequence genome contains these proteins:
- a CDS encoding peptide chain release factor 1 → MSVFVRLPRLVRCTRLASTLSSSSNGSSALRQIENESGRLLRVVEKRIAERKRAEQEAKGSSMSMKDQISRSRLIKELEPLDRTWSEWLSVREAFLQSESLLSDSDPELRALAVDEQAESLGKLQSLASETFPSLLMRASSTSSYGAAIELKSGVGGSESALFLGNLARMYSRFAATHKYSCEWINKNEMEGARGGIKDAILEIKGEGSYDALRWESGVHRVQRVPATETQGRVHTSTVAVVVLPVIEGASETEADDIVDPKDVRTDVMRSRGAGGQHVNRTESAVRLTHEPTGITVSMQDSRSQHQNRAKAWMILRARLLDRKLQAEMEARRAVRRDLVKGADRSEKVRTYNYAQDRVTDHRVGLTIKNLEAVMEGDALEEIIQALQKDHEATMMEELLQDDVD, encoded by the exons ATGTCGGTCTTTGTCCGTTTGCCCCGACTTGTGCGGTGTACCCGACTCGCATCAACACTTTCCTCAAGTTCGAATGGCTCTAGTGCACTCAGACAGATTGAAAATGAATCTGGACGACTTTTGCGTGTGGTAGAAAAGCGCATTGCGGAACGAAAACGAGCTGAGCAGGAGGCAA AAGGTTCAAGCATGAGCATGAAAGACCAAATTTCTCGCTCCAGGCTAATAAAGGAGCTTGAACCACTAGATAGGACCTGGAGCGAATGGTTATCGGTGCGAGAG GCTTTCTTACAATCAGAATCGCTCTTGTCTGATTCTGATCCGGAATTACGAGCACTTGCGGTGGACGAACAGGCCGAATCACTCGGTAAACTCCAATCATTGGCCTCGGAAACATTCCCGTCGCTGCTTATGCGGGCGTCATCCACCTCATCCTACGGTGCCGCCATCGAGCTTAAATCTGGCGTAGGAGGAAGTGAGTCGGCACTTTTCCTCGGCAATTTAGCGAGGATGTACTCCCGCTTTGCCGCCACACACAAGTATTCGTGTGAATGGATCAATAAAAACGAAATGGAAGGCGCTAGAGGTGGGATCAAGGACGCGATACTGGAAATTAAGGGTGAAGGGTCATACGATGCTCTGAGATGGGAGAGTGGAGTGCATCGAGTCCAACGAGTGCCCGCAACGGAAACACAAGGGAGAGTTCATACTAGCACTGTAGCGGTTGTG GTTCTTCCCGTCATAGAAGGTGCAAGTGAGACCGAGGCGGATGATATAGTGGACCCTAAGGATGTCCGAACCGACGTCATGCGTTCACGAGGTGCTGGTGGCCAGCATGTAAACAGGACCGAGAGTGCAGTGCGCTTAACACACGAGCCAACTGGCATTACTGTCTCCATGCAAGACTCTAGAAGTCAGCATCAG AACCGGGCGAAAGCATGGATGATTTTGCGTGCACGGCTTTTAGATCGTAAACTCCAGGCGGAGATGGAGGCTCGTCGCGCCGTACGAAGAGACTTGGTCAAAGGTGCTGATCGTAGCGAAAAAGTTAGGACTTATAATTACGCGCAG GACCGAGTAACAGATCATCGAGTCGGATTAACAATAAAGAACCTGGAAGCCGTAATGGAAGGAGACGCATTAGAAGAAATCATTCAGGCACTTCAAAAAGACCATGAAGCAACAATGATGGAAGAATTGTTGCAAGACGATGTTGACTAA